A genomic stretch from Gopherus flavomarginatus isolate rGopFla2 chromosome 3, rGopFla2.mat.asm, whole genome shotgun sequence includes:
- the LOC127047557 gene encoding uncharacterized protein LOC127047557, with translation MESSEQGEMGEGVEEADSEAAGMEGDTPESQEACSQELFSSQEEASQSQQQEVAGEEETEERARVTLTNAAGSPASCRLQNLRRNPRKSKEELIKAVMNHYNRESRKTQEWREKMYEWREKMYDWRQTESRRKELAIKKTSKQMISLLARQTESFESLIAMQADIYCGNPQPSQSSLSCSPVFAQNTFLQQPVSYYPQLPPTPVRSPTSPDNYNSYPVHSTPITLQHSNPEVQQTLNSNPNRTYSNL, from the exons atggagagttcagagcagggagaaatgggggagggtgtagaggaagccgacagtgaggctgctggcatggagggagacaccccggagtcccaggaggcatgcagccaggagctcttctcaagccaggaggaggctagccagtcgcagcagcaggaagttgctggtgaggaagaaactgaggagcgtgctcggg tgaccttgactaatgcagccggatcaccggcctcatgtcgcttgcagaacttgagaagaaatcccagaaaatcaaaagaagaattgatcaaagcagttatgaatcactacaacagagaaagtaggaagacgcaggaatggagagagaaaatgtatgaatggagagagaaaatgtatgactggaggcaaacagaaagcaggagaaaggaattggcaatcaaaaaaacctcaaagcagatgataagcctcctggctcgccaaactgagtctttcgagtctctcatagccatgcaggcagatatttactgtggtaacccacagccctcccaaagctctctttcttgttccccagtatttgcacaaaacacctttctccagcagccagtttcttattacccccagctgcccccaacacctgtacgatcacctaccagccctgataactataattcttaccctgtgcactccacccccattaccctgcagcatagtaatcctgaagtgcagcagacattgaacagtaatccaaacaggacatattcaaacctctga